A genomic stretch from Hemicordylus capensis ecotype Gifberg chromosome 5, rHemCap1.1.pri, whole genome shotgun sequence includes:
- the C5H4orf54 gene encoding uncharacterized protein C4orf54 homolog, producing MDFDYGLASRWDFEDNNVIYSFVDYASFGSEETLADTQTEEDNSCYLSTTTSDPNNQTDSIDNTSSTEIVSINSENDTPSTDKCASSEESQSKNLSNMSENSAGQILLSIKPTSRAINEPSNQHEKQNIIYAAKHEGDMSLCVSTAHERNSSLKQDVFHDYAKKFIAVPARLQTKCGAIRARELGGYSSGASSVVSELDDADKEVRSLTARAFRSLAYPYFDTLNLSSSESSTSLSDHTLGINRWSTYLDLKCGSLGQKAEQNIFKSNSTSAGWNRSTGTKTSSDQFYVHSNKSQTKALEFVVSKLDGEITHVETPPCFEKRIQSGSRVVTLLETLNFSSNINAGVPRPAKPSENAAARSGCTDEITETLPKELGNEACKQTGLPAESMEGTQKKSKFASSLLKNVISKKMQLEHEFKMERGEITDTSYSGMSNSLSSKKIEGTSKEKLRDGGLQRQNSRYSEASSDYTIVTADDLGEFFDSKSPTSKPSTPREGNISLDQSLSETFLEEACKIKESASETLKATFLRSQNSAFRSWKEKKAEKKDEKTPVENLKTSSKSDWKADLGEISACKSTKMSRLFLPNIQQTTKENQCSKQVTKYSTATNAVAQTAIATTMIKPKPPEIKISLGSVQQNKDHPFNIAKLLTPKIAGNVPNFFKAAEDIRCQQQKQFKGEGMDKVPQFLVRDVRESKPKVQGPIHQVRDVRKLIKSNYGHESGDNSSDRGSVNSDQGTSEQKPKQLMTAGMLRPLSPMVITCQAVSNSKEDKKASKTSEMGGKASSRGKVLPSNQEGTILVHRTSGRLPVATIAPNKSDPHQPAVLKIVSKTSVPWRQQPQPPLQPPPMPVEKSSKVGPLVVAAAEEELAREEVAKAPVTMNHHQALQKLTAAVRSMEELYSFSKNEWKRKSDPLPITGSHVLSLIASEERALGASAREELVAGARAESQEASDGHSLGLTPASSIAPSRAAPERQPRSRTANPTKNTEKVSAKTAAFESLALARERPRGPGFRGEMVAAASGAAERGRAPGVPRSSTFTFSAQKAKQPEEPSPPPRGLKGQAAAPAPRSIKLFGDRQGLAEPDKGPKAAAAAAAAAPDCGNYLAIPLKASSAEPPAAASGAAGGEGGGGGRSGLVSAAAAAAALCGQQPYSSGRNQAGSIPAAKAQQQQQQQAGREESSAAAPPPPPAPQQPPVAAAAAAAATPQFEVSPAQIFPQALSLAAAAAALTGAQAAPLLCFSPPMPAPAAAAEPATFPPPQTQRKVLLDLSTGQCYVVDTPVQPPPQKRRLFDPETGQYVEVPLPAQPPLQPPPPAMAPMTLPMSPLALGTATGTYGAPAYMFYPGFLPAVLPASALQGQLAQQQPASGNSELSAASTGASSPGAESPYYMPTGNGTQVPQQQAAAGKAKAPLISITSQPLGPRIIAPPSFDGTTMRFVVEHR from the coding sequence ATGGACTTTGACTACGGATTAGCCTCTCGGTGGGACTTTGAGGACAACAACGTGATCTATTCCTTTGTGGATTACGCTTCCTTTGGGAGTGAAGAGACTCTTGCAGACACACAAACAGAAGAGGACAATAGCTGTTATCTCAGCACAACCACCAGTGATCCCAATAATCAGACAGACAGTATCGATAATACCAGCAGTACAGAGATAGTCAGCATTAATTCTGAAAATGATACCCCTAGCACAGACAAATGCGCCAGCTCGGAAGAAAGTCAGTCCAAGAACCTCAGCAACATGAGTGAGAATTCTGCAGGCCAGATACTCCTATCAATCAAACCAACTTCCAGGGCTATAAATGAGCCTAGCAACCAGCAcgaaaagcaaaacattatttaTGCTGCCAAGCATGAAGGCGACATGAGCCTCTGTGTCTCCACAGCTCATGAACGAAATTCAAGTTTAAAACAAGATGTGTTTCATGACTATGCAAAAAAATTCATTGCAGTTCCTGCACGTTTGCAAACAAAGTGTGGAGCCATAAGAGCAAGGGAACTGGGAGGATATTCAAGTGGTGCCTCCAGCGTGGTCAGTGAGTTGGATGATGCAGATAAAGAAGTAAGGAGCCTGACGGCAAGAGCATTCCGGAGCTTAGCTTATCCCTACTTTGATACCCTGAACTTGAGCTCCAGTGAATCCTCCACATCTCTTTCGGATCACACCCTAGGAATCAACCGGTGGTCAACTTACTTGGATTTAAAGTGTGGCAGCCTTGGGCAGAAAGCAGAGCAAAATATTTTCAAAAGCAACTCCACATCTGCTGGATGGAACAGAAGCACTGGGACAAAGACATCCAGTGACCAGTTCTACGTTCACTCCAACAAGTCACAAACTAAAGCATTAGAGTTTGTTGTCAGCAAGCTTGATGGAGAAATAACACACGTTGAAACACCACCTTGCTTTGAAAAACGGATCCAGTCAGGCTCCCGGGTCGTTACTTTATTGGAGACTTTGAATTTCAGCAGCAATATTAATGCGGGTGTCCCCAGACCTGCTAAACCTTCTGAAAATGCTGCTGCTAGATCAGGTTGCACAGATGAGATTACAGAAACACTGCCAAAGGAGCTGGGCAATGAAGCTTGCAAACAAACTGGGCTGCCTGCAGAAAGCATGGAAGGCACACAGAAGAAATCAAAATTTGCATCCAGTCTCCTCAAAAATGTTATATCTAAGAAAATGCAACTGGAGCATGAGTTCAAAATGGAAAGGGGAGAGATTACAGACACCTCATACTCCGGTATGTCCAATTCCTTATCTTCTAAAAAGATAGAAGGCACCTCCAAAGAGAAGTTAAGGGATGGGGGTTTGCAGAGACAGAATTCTAGGTATTCAGAAGCCAGCTCTGACTACACTATTGTAACAGCTGATGATCTGGGCGAGTTTTTTGATAGCAAGTCACCTACTTCCAAGCCATCTACTCCCAGGGAGGGAAACATTAGCTTGGATCAATCACTTTCTGAAACATTCTTAGaagaggcatgtaaaataaaagaGAGCGCTTCAGAAACTCTCAAGGCAACTTTTCTCCGTAGTCAGAACAGTGCATTTAGATCATGGAAAGAAAAAAAGGCAGAGAAAAAAGATGAAAAGACTCCTGTGGAAAACCTGAAAACTTCATCCAAAAGTGACTGGAAAGCTGATTTGGGAGAAATCTCAGCCTGCAAATCAACTAAGATGTCACGTCTCTTTCTCCCAAATATTCAACAAACAACCAAAGAAAATCAATGCAGCAAGCAGGTGACAAAATATTCGACAGCAACCAATGCAGTAGCACAAACTGCCATTGCCACTACGATGATAAAGCCTAAACCACCTGAGATCAAGATCAGCTTGGGCAGTGTGCAACAGAACAAAGACCACCCATTCAATATTGCTAAGCTCCTCACACCAAAGATAGCTGGAAATGTCCCAAATTTTTTCAAGGCAGCTGAAGACATTAGATGCCAGCagcaaaaacaatttaaaggGGAGGGTATGGATAAAGTGCCCCAGTTTCTGGTACGTGACGTAAGAGAAAGCAAGCCTAAGGTCCAAGGGCCTATCCATCAGGTGAGAGATGTCAGGAAACTAATCAAGAGTAACTATGGCCATGAGTCAGGGGATAACAGCAGTGACAGAGGCAGTGTGAACTCTGATCAGGGAACCTCGGAACAGAAACCCAAGCAGCTGATGACAGCAGGCATGCTCAGGCCTCTGTCTCCCATGGTGATAACGTGTCAGGCTGTAAGCAACAGCAAGGAGGACAAAAAAGCCAGCAAAACTTCAGAAATGGGGGGCAAAGCAAGCAGCAGAGGCAAAGTGTTGCCTTCCAACCAAGAGGGGACAATCCTAGTGCACAGAACCTCAGGGCGGTTACCTGTGGCCACCATTGCTCCTAACAAAAGTGACCCGCACCAGCCCGCTGTGCTGAAGATCGTCTCCAAAACATCGGTGCCCtggaggcagcagccacagccaccactgcagccaccacCGATGCCAGTGGAGAAGAGCAGCAAGGTAGGGCcactggtggtggctgctgcagaAGAGGAGCTTGCCCGGGAGGAGGTGGCTAAAGCACCCGTCACCATGAACCACCACCAGGCCCTGCAGAAGCTCACAGCGGCAGTCCGCAGTATGGAGGAGCTCTACAGCTTCAGCAAGAACGAGTGGAAGCGCAAGAGCGACCCGCTGCCCATCACCGGCAGCCATGTCCTCTCCCTCATCGCCAGCGAGGAACGGGCCTTGGGGGCCAGTGCCAGGGAAGAGTTGGTGGCCGGGGCCCGGGCAGAGAGCCAGGAGGCAAGTGACGGGCACAGTCTGGGGTTAACACCCGCTAGTAGCATCGCCCCCAGCCGGGCTGCCCCAGAACGCCAGCCCCGCAGCAGGACGGCCAACCCCACCAAGAACACCGAGAAAGTCTCCGCCAAGACCGCGGCCTTCGAGAGCCTGGCGCTGGCTCGAGAGCGGCCACGCGGGCCCGGCTTCCGTGGGGAGATGGTGGCGGCCGCCTCAGGGGCGGCGGAGCGGGGCAGAGCCCCTGGGGTGCCCCGCAGCAGCACCTTCACCTTCAGTGCCCAGAAAGCCAAGCAGCCCGAAGAGCCTTCGCCGCCGCCACGAGGCCTCAAAGGCCAGGCTGCTGCGCCTGCGCCCCGCTCCATcaaactctttggggacaggcagggcCTTGCCGAGCCTGACAAGGGacccaaggcggcggcggcggcggcggcggcggctcccgaCTGCGGGAACTACTTGGCCATCCCTCTCAAGGCCTCGTCTGCAGAGCCACCGGCAGCAGCCTCcggggcagcaggaggagaaggaggtggtggcggccgcTCGGGCCTAGTTTctgcagcagcggctgcagccgcCCTGTGCGGCCAGCAGCCCTACAGCTCGGGCAGGAACCAGGCAGGCTCCATTCCGGCGGCcaaggcgcagcagcagcagcagcagcaggcgggcagggaggagagcagtgCTGCTGCCCCTCCGCCGCCTCCTGCCCCTCAGCAGCctccggtggcggcggcggcggcagctgcggCTACGCCTCAGTTTGAGGTTTCTCCCGCGCAGATCTTCCCGCAGGCGTTGTCCCtggccgcggccgccgccgccttgacGGGCGCCCAAGCCGCGCCGCTGCTCTGCTTCTCACCCCCGATGCCCgccccggccgccgccgccgagcccgccactttcccgccGCCTCAGACGCAGCGCAAGGTGCTGCTGGACCTGAGCACGGGCCAGTGCTACGTGGTGGACACGCCcgtgcagccgccgccgcagaAGCGGCGCCTTTTCGACCCGGAGACCGGGCAGTACGTGGAGGTGCCGCTGCCTGCGCAGCCGCCTCTGCAGCCGCCTCCTCCGGCCATGGCCCCAATGACTCTTCCCATGTCCCCGCTGGCGCTGGGCACGGCGACGGGAACGTACGGCGCCCCAGCCTACATGTTCTACCCGGGCTTCCTGCCAGCCGTCTTGCCCGCCAGCGCCCTGCAAGGCCAGCTCGCCCAGCAGCAGCCCGCCAGTGGCAACAGCGAGCTCAGCGCCGCCTCCACAGGGGCCTCCAGCCCCGGGGCCGAGAGCCCTTACTACATGCCCACCGGCAACGGCACGCAGGTTCCGCAGCAACAGGCGGCGGCCGGCAAGGCGAAAGCACCGCTCATCAGCATCACTTCGCAGCCCCTGGGCCCCAGGATCATCGCGCCGCCCTCCTTCGACGGCACCACCATGCGCTTCGTGGTAGAGCATCGGTGA